One Paraburkholderia dioscoreae DNA segment encodes these proteins:
- a CDS encoding Smr/MutS family protein: protein MPKNQPHPSEPKRARAVARPAPEPAAPAVKPKLEPAAGLAGLGALRDALKVDAQRRERERAAAAAAQREASADADLFRREIGSVAPLAVPPRATLPRNPPPPLPVQTRLDEEAVLHEAISDEFDPEVLLETDETLSYCRPGVSQEVVRKLRRGDWIVQAQIDLHGMRREEAREALAEFIRESVKRGLRCLRVIHGKGLGSIGKEPVLKGKVRAWLVQKSEVIAFCQARPHDGGAGAVVVLLQPGAVPAHARP, encoded by the coding sequence ATGCCGAAGAATCAGCCCCATCCGAGCGAACCGAAGCGCGCGCGCGCCGTCGCGCGGCCCGCGCCCGAACCGGCTGCGCCCGCCGTCAAACCGAAACTCGAACCAGCGGCCGGTCTCGCCGGCCTCGGCGCGTTGCGCGATGCGCTAAAAGTCGACGCGCAACGGCGCGAGCGCGAACGGGCGGCCGCTGCGGCCGCGCAGCGCGAAGCCTCGGCGGACGCCGATCTGTTTCGCCGCGAGATCGGCTCGGTCGCGCCGCTAGCCGTGCCGCCGCGCGCCACGCTGCCGCGCAATCCCCCGCCGCCGCTGCCGGTGCAAACCCGGCTCGATGAAGAAGCCGTGCTGCACGAAGCGATCTCGGACGAGTTCGATCCCGAAGTCCTGCTGGAAACCGACGAAACGCTTTCCTACTGCCGCCCCGGCGTGAGTCAGGAAGTCGTGCGCAAACTGCGGCGCGGCGACTGGATCGTGCAGGCGCAGATCGACTTGCACGGCATGCGCCGCGAGGAAGCGCGCGAGGCGCTGGCAGAGTTCATCCGCGAGTCGGTGAAACGCGGCTTGCGGTGTTTGCGCGTGATTCACGGCAAGGGTCTGGGATCGATCGGCAAAGAGCCGGTGCTGAAAGGCAAAGTGCGCGCGTGGCTCGTGCAGAAGTCCGAAGTCATTGCGTTCTGCCAGGCGCGTCCGCACGACGGCGGCGCGGGAGCAGTGGTCGTTCTGCTGCAGCCTGGCGCCGTGCCGGCGCACGCCAGACCCTGA
- a CDS encoding LysR family transcriptional regulator — translation MFSQLTDLDLRLIRVFLAIVDAGGVSPAQATLNVGQSTISTQLATLETRLGYRLCERGRGGFSLTARGEQFIDAARALLSAVDTFGMQARNVGRKLVGTLDIGMIGHTPVSASTRISDAIGRFRARDQSVRFSILVRSPGELEELLLNGRIQIGIGYFWHRVPSLEYTEVFAEDQFAYCAKGHPLFAQAGEVQPAEAAQHEWAWRSYPLPEAESSTRPQNVTAVADNMEAVAMLVLSGHHLGYLPGHFAAPFVKQGLLAALNPAQMRYRVAFHMVTRARQHRTDIVEAFIDDMKAAHPMQVLQVDE, via the coding sequence ATGTTCTCCCAACTCACCGATCTCGACCTGCGGCTGATCCGCGTATTTCTCGCCATTGTCGACGCGGGCGGCGTCTCACCGGCCCAGGCGACCCTGAACGTCGGCCAGTCGACTATCAGCACACAGCTTGCCACGCTCGAAACGCGCCTCGGCTACCGGCTGTGCGAGCGCGGCCGCGGCGGCTTCAGTCTGACCGCACGCGGCGAGCAGTTCATCGACGCCGCCCGCGCGCTGCTGTCGGCCGTCGATACCTTCGGCATGCAGGCGCGCAACGTGGGCCGCAAGCTGGTCGGCACGCTCGATATCGGCATGATCGGCCACACGCCGGTGTCGGCGAGCACGCGCATCAGCGACGCGATCGGCCGGTTCCGGGCGCGCGATCAGTCGGTGCGGTTTTCCATTCTGGTGCGCTCTCCCGGCGAGTTGGAGGAACTGCTGCTCAATGGGCGGATTCAGATCGGCATCGGCTATTTCTGGCACCGCGTGCCGTCGCTCGAATATACCGAGGTGTTCGCGGAAGATCAGTTCGCTTATTGCGCGAAAGGGCATCCGCTGTTCGCGCAAGCAGGCGAGGTGCAGCCCGCCGAGGCCGCGCAGCATGAATGGGCGTGGCGCAGTTATCCGCTGCCCGAAGCCGAGAGTTCGACCAGGCCGCAGAATGTCACCGCCGTCGCGGACAACATGGAAGCGGTCGCGATGCTGGTGCTCTCCGGGCATCATCTCGGCTATCTGCCGGGGCATTTCGCGGCGCCGTTCGTCAAGCAAGGGCTGCTCGCCGCGCTGAATCCGGCTCAGATGCGCTACCGCGTCGCGTTCCATATGGTCACGCGGGCGCGGCAGCATCGCACGGATATCGTCGAAGCGTTTATCGACGATATGAAGGCCGCGCATCCCATGCAGGTTTTGCAGGTGGATGAATAA
- a CDS encoding trimeric intracellular cation channel family protein, translating to MHPRLTLALTIMEALAIFAYAISGFIEARSRRLDAVGTFLVAIATAFGGGTLRDVLLERRPFYWVEHQDYLIAIFVMSLFAPTLLKMTSRLLSERVLLVADAIGLGLFSIAGTSIAHDAQMPWFTSVMMGVLTGVFGGVIRDVLCNEVPLILRDSRPYATCAFVGCWLYVLLDYFDFDTVYSVLIATAFILLARLVTFRFDVRLPH from the coding sequence ATCCATCCGAGGCTGACGCTCGCGCTGACCATCATGGAAGCGCTGGCGATTTTCGCCTACGCCATTTCCGGTTTCATCGAGGCCAGAAGCCGCCGGCTCGATGCCGTCGGCACGTTTCTGGTGGCGATCGCCACGGCCTTCGGCGGCGGCACGTTGCGCGACGTGCTGCTGGAGCGCCGGCCTTTTTACTGGGTCGAGCATCAGGATTATCTGATCGCGATCTTCGTGATGTCCCTGTTCGCGCCGACGCTGCTGAAAATGACGTCGCGCCTGCTTTCCGAGCGGGTTTTGCTGGTGGCGGATGCGATTGGGCTTGGCCTCTTCAGCATCGCCGGCACGTCGATCGCGCACGACGCGCAAATGCCGTGGTTCACCTCGGTGATGATGGGCGTACTGACCGGGGTTTTCGGCGGCGTGATTCGTGACGTGCTGTGCAACGAAGTGCCGCTGATTCTGCGCGACTCGCGGCCTTATGCGACCTGCGCTTTCGTCGGCTGCTGGCTTTATGTGCTGCTGGATTACTTCGACTTCGACACGGTCTATAGCGTGCTGATCGCCACCGCCTTTATCCTGCTTGCAAGGCTGGTGACGTTCAGGTTCGATGTCCGCTTGCCGCACTAG
- a CDS encoding ABC transporter ATP-binding protein, with the protein MASLSIRDVYKTYPNGVPVLKGVNIDIEDGQFLILVGGSGCGKSTLLNMIAGLETVTKGEIQIDGKTVNNLSPKDRDIAMVFQSYALYPSMTVRENISFGLNIRKVPKQEQAQIVDRVSNTLQITHLLDRKPGQLSGGQRQRVAMGRALARDPVMFLFDEPLSNLDAKLRIEMRSEIKLLHQRLGTTIVYVTHDQIEAMTLGDRIAVMKDGIVQQFGAPQEIYDSPSNLFVAGFIGAPPMNFIQGKLVDQGAGVALELDTGVARTALNLPFDSAKVKSHVGRDVILGLRPERITDARGAHGDNAKLQPIEVKVDVIEPTGPDTLVFAQVNGKRIVSRVHPASNPQPLTNTTLLFDTSKAVLFDPTNEERIA; encoded by the coding sequence ATGGCAAGCCTTTCCATCCGTGACGTGTACAAGACTTACCCGAACGGGGTGCCGGTTCTGAAGGGTGTCAACATCGACATCGAAGACGGCCAGTTCCTGATTCTCGTCGGCGGTTCGGGCTGCGGGAAATCGACGCTGCTCAACATGATTGCCGGCCTCGAAACCGTGACCAAGGGCGAGATCCAGATCGACGGCAAGACGGTGAACAACCTGTCGCCGAAAGATCGCGACATCGCCATGGTGTTCCAGTCGTACGCGCTGTATCCGTCCATGACGGTGCGCGAGAACATCTCGTTCGGCCTGAACATCCGCAAGGTGCCGAAGCAGGAGCAGGCACAGATCGTCGACCGCGTGTCGAACACGCTGCAGATCACGCACCTGCTCGACCGCAAGCCGGGTCAATTGTCCGGCGGCCAGCGTCAGCGCGTGGCAATGGGCCGTGCGTTGGCGCGCGACCCGGTCATGTTCCTGTTCGACGAACCGCTGTCGAACCTCGACGCGAAGCTGCGTATCGAGATGCGTTCGGAAATCAAGCTGCTGCATCAACGCCTCGGCACGACGATCGTCTACGTGACGCACGATCAGATCGAAGCCATGACGCTCGGCGACCGCATCGCGGTGATGAAAGACGGTATCGTCCAGCAGTTCGGCGCACCACAGGAAATCTACGACTCGCCGTCGAACCTGTTCGTGGCGGGCTTTATCGGCGCGCCGCCGATGAACTTCATCCAGGGCAAGCTGGTCGACCAGGGCGCGGGCGTGGCGCTCGAACTGGATACGGGTGTCGCGCGCACGGCGCTGAACCTGCCGTTCGACTCCGCGAAGGTGAAGTCGCATGTGGGCCGTGACGTGATTCTCGGCCTGCGTCCGGAGCGCATCACCGACGCGCGTGGCGCGCACGGCGACAACGCGAAGCTGCAACCGATCGAAGTGAAGGTCGACGTGATCGAGCCGACCGGCCCGGACACGCTGGTGTTCGCACAGGTCAACGGCAAGCGGATTGTGAGCCGCGTGCACCCGGCTTCGAATCCGCAGCCGCTGACGAACACGACGCTGCTGTTCGATACCTCGAAGGCGGTGCTGTTCGATCCGACCAACGAAGAGCGGATCGCCTGA
- the lolA gene encoding outer membrane lipoprotein chaperone LolA yields MRLFAQQHARENAQSGRFGQFARTLVRSVGSVAIGASVLFASQAFASGTEQLKAFVAQVHSARGTFVQQEVRAPSKAQGASGTLSTTGAGKTGTSSGTFTFARPGKFIWQYEKPYAQLLQADGDKLFVYDKDLNQVTVRSLGGALGASPAAILFGSNDLDRNFTLRDAGVKAGIDWLELTPKAKDTQFQRVGIGFKDGNLEAMELHDVFGNVTLLTFSNIQKNPPLPADAFKFTVPKGADVING; encoded by the coding sequence ATGCGGCTATTCGCGCAGCAGCACGCTCGAGAGAATGCTCAATCCGGCCGTTTCGGCCAGTTCGCGCGGACCCTCGTGCGTAGTGTGGGCAGTGTGGCGATCGGCGCGTCCGTGCTGTTCGCATCGCAGGCATTCGCGAGCGGCACCGAGCAACTGAAGGCGTTCGTCGCGCAAGTGCATTCGGCGCGCGGCACCTTCGTGCAGCAGGAAGTGCGGGCGCCGAGCAAGGCGCAGGGCGCAAGCGGTACCTTGTCCACCACGGGCGCCGGCAAGACCGGCACGTCGAGCGGCACGTTCACGTTCGCGCGTCCCGGCAAGTTCATCTGGCAATACGAGAAGCCCTATGCCCAACTGCTGCAAGCGGACGGCGACAAGCTCTTCGTGTACGACAAGGATCTGAATCAGGTGACGGTGCGCAGTCTCGGCGGCGCGCTCGGCGCGAGCCCTGCGGCGATCCTGTTCGGCAGCAACGATCTCGACAGGAACTTCACGCTGCGTGACGCGGGCGTGAAGGCCGGCATCGACTGGCTCGAACTGACGCCGAAGGCGAAAGACACGCAGTTTCAGCGCGTGGGCATCGGCTTCAAGGACGGCAATCTGGAAGCGATGGAATTGCACGACGTGTTCGGCAACGTCACGCTGCTGACCTTCTCGAACATTCAGAAGAATCCGCCGCTACCGGCCGATGCGTTCAAGTTCACGGTGCCGAAGGGCGCGGACGTGATCAACGGATAA
- the speB gene encoding agmatinase encodes MNTSSFINPEAGERPQPLSGNAMPRCGGIATMMRLPNVGSAEGFDACFVGVPFDLGTSNRTGARFGPRQIRSESVLLRPYNMATRAAPFDSLRVADLGDVAINPYNLHDSIKRIETAYDEILQHDCTPITLGGDHTIALPILRAIHRKHGKVGLIHVDAHADVNDTMMGEKIAHGTPFRRAVEEGLLDCERVVQIGLRGTGYAAEDFDWCRDQGFEVVQAEACWNQSLAPLMARVRERMGDGPVYITFDIDGIDPAFAPGTGTPEIAGLTVPQALEIIRGSRGLNIVGCDLVEVAPPYDPFGTTALLGANLAFELLCVLPGVEYRASTR; translated from the coding sequence ATGAATACCTCTTCCTTCATTAACCCCGAAGCCGGCGAACGGCCGCAGCCGCTGTCCGGCAACGCGATGCCGCGCTGCGGCGGCATTGCGACGATGATGCGGCTGCCGAACGTCGGCTCGGCCGAAGGGTTCGACGCCTGCTTCGTCGGCGTGCCGTTCGATCTCGGCACCTCGAACCGTACCGGCGCGCGCTTCGGGCCGCGCCAGATCCGCAGCGAGTCCGTGCTGCTGCGCCCGTACAACATGGCGACGCGCGCGGCACCGTTCGATTCGCTGCGCGTGGCCGACCTCGGCGACGTCGCGATCAATCCGTACAACCTGCACGATTCGATCAAGCGCATCGAAACCGCGTACGACGAAATTCTCCAGCACGATTGCACGCCGATCACGCTGGGCGGCGATCACACCATCGCGCTGCCGATCCTGCGCGCGATTCATCGCAAGCACGGCAAGGTCGGCCTGATTCACGTCGACGCGCACGCCGACGTCAACGACACGATGATGGGCGAGAAGATCGCGCACGGCACGCCGTTCCGCCGCGCGGTGGAAGAAGGCTTGCTCGATTGCGAGCGCGTCGTGCAAATCGGTTTGCGCGGCACGGGTTACGCGGCGGAAGACTTCGACTGGTGCCGCGATCAGGGTTTCGAAGTCGTGCAGGCCGAGGCCTGCTGGAACCAGTCGCTCGCGCCGCTGATGGCGCGTGTGCGCGAGCGCATGGGCGACGGTCCGGTGTACATCACGTTCGACATCGACGGGATCGATCCGGCCTTTGCGCCGGGTACGGGCACGCCGGAAATCGCCGGTTTGACGGTGCCGCAGGCGCTGGAGATCATTCGCGGTTCGCGTGGGCTGAATATCGTCGGCTGCGATCTGGTCGAAGTCGCGCCGCCGTACGATCCGTTTGGCACGACCGCGCTGCTCGGCGCGAATCTCGCGTTCGAATTGCTGTGCGTGCTGCCGGGCGTCGAGTATCGGGCGTCCACGCGCTGA
- a CDS encoding glutathione S-transferase family protein, with protein MPLKLYAHPFSSYCQKVLTALYENGTPFELRLLAHDDPQIMAEFAALWPIRRFPVLVDGARTVAESSIIIEYLGLYHPGAVPLLPADARAALEVRSMDRFFDNYISTPQQKIVYDSLRPGPERDPHSVAEARALLDTAYGWLDNVMAEREWAAGDTFSLADCGAAPFLFYADWTHAIGPTFPHVLAYRKRLLARPSFARAVDEARPYRAFFPLGAPDRD; from the coding sequence ATGCCTCTGAAGCTCTACGCCCATCCCTTCTCCTCTTACTGCCAGAAGGTTCTGACCGCGCTCTACGAAAACGGCACGCCATTCGAGCTACGCCTGCTGGCGCACGACGACCCGCAAATCATGGCCGAATTCGCCGCGCTCTGGCCGATCAGGCGGTTTCCGGTGCTGGTGGACGGCGCCCGGACCGTGGCGGAGTCGAGCATCATCATCGAATATCTGGGTCTTTATCACCCGGGGGCGGTGCCGCTCCTGCCGGCCGACGCGCGCGCCGCGCTCGAAGTACGCAGCATGGACCGCTTCTTCGACAATTACATCTCGACTCCGCAGCAGAAGATCGTCTATGACAGTTTGCGCCCGGGGCCGGAACGGGATCCGCACTCGGTGGCCGAGGCGCGTGCCCTGCTCGACACCGCGTACGGCTGGCTGGACAATGTGATGGCGGAACGCGAATGGGCCGCCGGCGACACCTTCAGCCTCGCCGACTGCGGCGCCGCGCCGTTCCTCTTCTATGCCGACTGGACGCACGCCATCGGCCCGACCTTCCCGCACGTGCTCGCCTACCGGAAGCGGCTGCTGGCGCGGCCGTCGTTTGCGCGCGCGGTGGACGAAGCGCGCCCGTATCGCGCGTTTTTCCCCCTCGGCGCGCCGGACCGGGATTGA
- the trxB gene encoding thioredoxin-disulfide reductase codes for MPATSTKHAKVLILGSGPAGYTAAVYAARANLAPVLVTGLAQGGQLMTTTDVENWPADANGVQGPELMARFLEHAERFNTEIIFDHIHTAKLDEKPIRLIGDSGEYTCDSLIIATGASAQYLGLPSEEAFMGKGVSACATCDGFFYKQQHVAVIGGGNTAVEEALYLAGIAKKVTVIHRRDKFRAEPILIDRLLAKEKEGIVEIKWNHTLDEVTGDHSGVTGLRIKHTQTGETTDLALQGLFVAIGHKPNTDIFAGQLEMKNGYIITKGGLNGFATATSVPGVFAAGDVQDHVYRQAITSAGTGCMAALDAQRYLETIDEMAGEHAMSQEAER; via the coding sequence ATGCCCGCAACTTCCACGAAACACGCCAAGGTTCTGATTCTCGGTTCCGGTCCCGCCGGCTACACGGCAGCGGTCTACGCGGCGCGCGCGAACCTCGCGCCGGTGCTCGTCACGGGCCTCGCCCAGGGCGGCCAGCTCATGACCACGACCGACGTCGAAAACTGGCCTGCCGACGCCAACGGCGTGCAAGGCCCGGAACTGATGGCGCGCTTTCTGGAGCACGCCGAGCGCTTCAACACTGAAATCATTTTCGACCACATCCACACGGCCAAGCTGGACGAGAAGCCGATCCGCCTGATCGGCGACTCGGGCGAATACACCTGCGACTCGCTGATCATCGCAACCGGCGCATCGGCGCAATACCTCGGGCTGCCGTCGGAAGAAGCGTTCATGGGCAAGGGCGTGTCGGCTTGCGCCACCTGCGACGGTTTCTTCTACAAGCAGCAGCATGTGGCCGTGATCGGTGGCGGCAATACCGCGGTCGAGGAAGCCCTCTATCTCGCCGGCATTGCGAAGAAGGTGACCGTGATCCATCGCCGCGACAAGTTCCGCGCCGAGCCGATCCTGATCGACCGTCTGCTGGCCAAAGAGAAAGAAGGCATTGTCGAGATCAAGTGGAACCACACGCTCGACGAAGTGACCGGCGACCATTCCGGCGTGACCGGCCTGCGCATCAAGCACACGCAGACCGGCGAAACCACGGACCTCGCGCTGCAAGGCCTGTTCGTCGCGATCGGCCACAAGCCGAACACGGACATTTTCGCGGGCCAGTTGGAGATGAAGAACGGCTACATCATCACCAAGGGCGGCCTGAACGGTTTTGCGACCGCCACCAGCGTGCCGGGCGTATTTGCCGCGGGCGACGTGCAGGACCACGTGTACCGCCAGGCAATCACCAGCGCGGGCACGGGCTGTATGGCCGCGCTCGACGCGCAGCGCTATCTGGAAACCATCGACGAAATGGCCGGCGAGCACGCCATGAGTCAGGAAGCCGAGCGTTGA
- a CDS encoding DNA translocase FtsK → MAKAPYSASAQALPHRMSRLFTEIRWILQVALGVFLLMALVSYSRRDPSWTHAAQVDHIANWAGRVGAWTSDILLLLFGLSAYWWIVLLGRHISANYKRITRHEELQEDAPRDVSWLADAFAFMLVLLACDGIEALRMWSLKVQLPRAPGGVIGEAVARGVSHALGFTGGTLALLIVLGIGLSLYFRFSWLSVSEKVGESIISAVTFAKLRREAGRDRKLGEAAAVKREGKVEKGRVRIEEHEPVMIVPPVITPAKSERVEKERQVPLFTDLPGDSTLPPISLLDAAPVAQETISADTLEFTSRLIEKKLKDFGVDVSVVAAYPGPVVTRYEIEPATGVKGSQIVGLAKDLARSLSLVSIRVVETIPGKNFMALELPNQRRQTVSLSEILGSAVYADAASPLTMGLGKDIGGKPVCADLAKMPHLLVAGTTGSGKSVGINAMILSLLYKASADQVRMILIDPKMLEMSVYEGIPHLLCPVVTDMRQAGHALNWAVAEMERRYKLMSKLGVRNLAGYNNKIDEAAKREEKLPNPFSLTPDDPEPLTRLPNIVVVIDELADLMMVVGKKVEELIARIAQKARAAGIHLILATQRPSVDVITGLIKANVPTRMAFQVSSKIDSRTILDQQGAESLLGMGDMLYLPPGSGLPVRVHGAFVSDEEVHRVVDKLKEQGEPNYIEGILEGGVTGEGDEGSAGAGGTGSGDGESDPLYDQAVDVVLKNRRASISLVQRHLRIGYNRAARLLEQMENSGVVSAMSSNGNREILAPAREAE, encoded by the coding sequence ATGGCAAAAGCTCCCTATTCCGCGAGCGCGCAGGCATTGCCGCACCGCATGTCGCGCCTCTTCACCGAAATCCGCTGGATCCTGCAGGTGGCGCTCGGCGTTTTCCTGCTCATGGCGCTCGTCAGCTACAGCAGGCGCGATCCGAGCTGGACCCACGCCGCGCAGGTCGACCATATCGCCAACTGGGCGGGCCGCGTCGGCGCGTGGACGTCGGACATCCTGCTGCTGCTGTTCGGCCTGTCCGCCTACTGGTGGATCGTGCTGCTCGGCCGTCATATCTCCGCGAACTACAAGCGCATCACCCGTCACGAGGAATTGCAGGAAGACGCGCCGCGCGACGTGAGTTGGCTCGCCGACGCGTTCGCCTTCATGCTCGTGCTGCTGGCGTGCGACGGCATCGAGGCCTTGCGCATGTGGTCGCTGAAAGTACAGTTGCCGCGCGCGCCGGGCGGCGTGATCGGCGAGGCGGTCGCGCGCGGCGTGTCGCATGCGCTGGGGTTCACGGGCGGCACATTGGCGCTGCTGATCGTGCTCGGCATCGGGCTGTCGCTGTATTTCCGCTTTTCGTGGCTGTCGGTGTCGGAGAAGGTTGGCGAATCCATTATTTCCGCCGTGACCTTCGCGAAGCTGCGCCGCGAGGCCGGCCGCGACCGAAAGCTGGGCGAAGCGGCCGCCGTGAAGCGCGAAGGCAAGGTCGAGAAGGGCCGCGTGCGGATCGAGGAACATGAGCCGGTCATGATCGTGCCGCCGGTCATCACACCGGCCAAGTCGGAACGCGTCGAGAAGGAACGGCAGGTGCCGCTCTTCACGGACCTGCCGGGCGACTCCACCTTGCCGCCCATTTCGCTGCTCGATGCCGCGCCCGTCGCGCAGGAAACCATCTCCGCGGATACGCTGGAATTCACCTCGCGCCTGATCGAGAAGAAGCTCAAGGACTTCGGTGTCGATGTGAGCGTGGTCGCGGCGTATCCCGGCCCGGTGGTCACGCGCTATGAAATCGAGCCGGCCACGGGTGTGAAGGGCAGCCAGATCGTCGGTCTCGCCAAAGACCTCGCGCGGTCGCTCTCGCTCGTGTCGATCCGTGTGGTCGAAACGATTCCGGGCAAGAATTTCATGGCGCTGGAGTTGCCGAACCAGCGCCGTCAGACCGTCAGTCTCTCGGAGATTCTCGGCTCGGCGGTGTATGCGGACGCCGCGTCGCCGCTGACAATGGGCTTGGGTAAAGACATCGGCGGCAAACCGGTGTGCGCCGACCTCGCGAAGATGCCGCACTTGCTGGTAGCCGGTACGACGGGTTCGGGCAAGTCGGTGGGGATCAACGCGATGATCCTGTCGCTGCTCTACAAGGCGAGCGCCGATCAGGTCCGCATGATCCTGATCGATCCGAAGATGCTGGAAATGAGCGTGTACGAAGGCATTCCGCATCTACTCTGTCCGGTGGTGACGGACATGCGCCAGGCCGGTCACGCGCTGAACTGGGCGGTGGCCGAAATGGAGCGCCGCTACAAGCTGATGAGCAAACTCGGCGTGCGTAACCTCGCCGGCTACAACAACAAGATCGACGAAGCCGCCAAACGCGAAGAAAAGCTGCCGAATCCGTTCAGCCTCACGCCGGACGATCCGGAGCCGCTCACGCGCCTGCCGAACATCGTGGTGGTGATCGACGAACTAGCCGACCTGATGATGGTGGTCGGCAAGAAGGTCGAAGAACTGATCGCGCGGATCGCGCAGAAGGCGCGCGCGGCCGGCATTCACCTGATTCTGGCTACGCAGCGTCCGTCGGTGGACGTGATTACCGGGCTCATCAAGGCCAACGTGCCGACGCGGATGGCGTTCCAGGTGTCCTCGAAGATCGACTCGCGCACCATTCTCGATCAGCAGGGCGCGGAATCGCTGCTCGGCATGGGCGACATGCTGTATCTGCCGCCGGGCAGCGGCCTGCCGGTGCGCGTGCACGGCGCGTTCGTGTCGGACGAGGAAGTGCATCGTGTGGTCGACAAACTCAAGGAACAGGGCGAGCCGAACTACATCGAGGGCATTCTCGAAGGCGGCGTGACGGGCGAGGGCGACGAAGGCTCCGCAGGCGCGGGGGGAACCGGATCGGGCGACGGCGAGTCGGACCCGTTATACGACCAGGCGGTCGACGTAGTGTTGAAGAACCGCCGCGCGTCGATCTCGCTGGTGCAGCGGCATTTGCGCATCGGCTATAACCGCGCGGCGCGCCTGCTCGAGCAGATGGAGAACTCGGGCGTGGTGTCGGCCATGTCGTCGAACGGCAATCGCGAGATTCTGGCGCCGGCGCGGGAAGCGGAGTGA
- a CDS encoding LysR family transcriptional regulator: MDRFEAMEIFTRVVEANSFTKVSESLDLPRAKVSRTIQALEEHVGVRLLNRSTRQVSVTEDGALFYERCVRILAEVAEAESSLSNKRENPAGTIRVDTSGTLARALLLPALDDFYRQYPEIDVRLGLADRNIDLIQDGVDCVIRMGTPEESSLVARRIGQARIVTCASPAYLEKYGEPTTLEALSEHRAVNYVSARTGKTFPFEYEVDGELAKVTLKSVLAVNDGSVYIGAAVLGHGIIQPSRFMVSDLIKQGALKEILTTYTSPGTPLSVLYAHRRNLSSRLRAFIEWVTELARNNPDLHIAEQ; this comes from the coding sequence ATGGACCGTTTCGAAGCGATGGAGATATTTACGCGTGTGGTCGAGGCGAACAGCTTCACCAAAGTATCCGAGTCGCTCGACCTGCCGCGCGCCAAAGTCAGCCGCACCATCCAGGCGCTGGAGGAACACGTCGGCGTGCGTCTGCTGAACCGTTCGACGCGCCAGGTCAGCGTCACCGAAGACGGCGCGCTGTTCTACGAGCGCTGCGTGCGCATCCTCGCCGAAGTCGCCGAAGCCGAATCGTCGCTGTCGAACAAGCGCGAAAATCCGGCCGGCACGATCCGCGTGGATACGTCCGGCACGCTGGCCCGCGCGCTGCTGCTGCCCGCGCTCGACGACTTCTACCGGCAGTACCCCGAGATCGACGTGCGGCTCGGCCTCGCCGATCGCAACATCGACCTGATTCAGGACGGCGTGGATTGCGTGATCCGCATGGGCACGCCGGAGGAGTCGAGTCTCGTTGCGCGGCGGATCGGTCAGGCGCGGATCGTCACGTGCGCGTCGCCGGCGTATCTGGAGAAATACGGCGAGCCGACCACGCTCGAAGCATTGAGCGAACATCGCGCGGTCAACTACGTGTCCGCGCGCACGGGCAAAACGTTCCCGTTCGAATACGAAGTGGACGGCGAACTGGCCAAGGTCACGCTGAAGAGCGTGCTGGCGGTGAACGACGGCTCGGTGTATATCGGTGCGGCCGTGCTCGGTCACGGCATCATCCAGCCGTCGCGCTTCATGGTCTCCGATCTGATCAAACAGGGCGCGCTGAAGGAAATTCTCACCACCTACACGAGCCCCGGCACGCCGCTATCGGTGCTCTACGCGCATCGCCGCAATCTGAGTTCGCGGTTGCGCGCGTTCATCGAGTGGGTAACCGAGCTGGCGCGGAACAATCCGGATCTGCATATTGCGGAGCAATGA